The Thermocrinis ruber genomic sequence GTTTATGAAAAACTCCTCAAGGGTGAAGACATTCCCGCAAGCAAGGTAAAGGGAAAAAGGAAAACCTTTATAATATATTCAACCTGAGAAGAGTTCTCTCCTTTGCCCTCTATGATACAGGAGAAACCATCCTTGGTGCAATCGTCTTTTCTACCTTTTATCCACTGTACATTACCAAGCATATAGACCCCAAGCTTTACTCTACCCTCTATGGCTTTGCCTTTTTTCTCTCCTTTCTAATGGCGGTCCCCCTTGCAAAGCTCGCAGACAGCAGAGCATACCGCAAGCGGTTTTTTGTTCTATTTACCCTTTTGACCTCAGTCCTTGGCATCCTTCTTAGCTTTAACCTCCACATGCCCGCTTTGAACCTTTTTCTCTATCTTTTGATGGCGGTCTTTCACCAGCAGGCTATGGTCTTTTACAATTCACTGCTTGGTGGTTTTGAAAGCAAGGGAACTACCTCTGGCGTGGGCGTTGCCTTTGGATACCTTGGCTCTGCCCTTAGCCTTCTCCTTCTAGCAGAATTTTTCAAGGTACCGGAGGTCTTTTACCAAACCGCCCTAATTTTTCTCTTCCTCTCACTGCCAGCCATCTTTTCCTTGCCAAACCCACCCCAAAAAACCACCATAAGCCTAAGAAAAGAGCTAGAGGACAGGAGGTTTTTGCTTTTAGTCCTTGCCATTCTTAGCCTGACTGAAGTGGCAAATACGTTGATTGCTATGATGGGCATATACTTAAAGCATGCCTATGGTTTGGAGGATCGGGAAATATACAAAGTGATTGGGCTTTCTGCCTTGGGTGGTGTCTTTGGAGGACTGCTCTTTGGCAAACTGACGGACAAACTAAAGGCAAGGCGTTTATTTCCCCTGGGCTTTGTTCTTTGGTCTTTGTTTTTGATTGTTTTATATTTAACACCAAGGGAACTGCTACTATTTGTAGGCTTTTTGGGTGGTCTTTCCCTCTCTCACCTTTGGACTACCTCAAGGGTTCTACTTTTGGAGCTTTTTCCCTTGGAAACTGTATCCCTTCGGATGTCCTTTCTTTCTTTGAGCGAGCGTATAGCATCCACCACCGGGCTTTGGGTTTGGAGCCTTTTTATGCTCCTGACGGGCAACGACTACAAGTTTTCCGCCCTTTTGATGGTTGTCTTTCCTGTGGTTGGGATATTCTTTTATTTGTTCTCAAGGAGATAGCATTCCCACCTTGGCGGGTTAAGACTGACGCTACAGCCAAGGGAAGAGAGGTCATAGACCTTAAAGTGCTTGGGTTGATCGGGTGTATGCACAAAAATAAAGGTAGTAGTCTGTGGAATGTGTTTGTTGCTCTCTTTCCAGCCCTTTATTAGCAAAAAGATCTCCCTCAGTTTTTCCCTTGCCTGCTCTAAATCTAACTCCGTTTGTGTGGAGTTTTCCACAAACACCCACCTTCCCTCTGGCATTCCTGCCAAAAGCTCCAAAGCCCGGTCTTCCGATGGAATACCATAAAAACGCATGCTTTTATTTTAAACCCTCGCCTCATAGATTTTTCCATAGGTTCAGGTATAATTTTAATCAGACATGGAAATCTTCGTGCTTGATACAAGCGTATTTACAAACCCGGATGTGTATTCCCAGTTTGAAAAGGATCAGCTGGGTGCCATAGAGAACTTTCTCTCTTTGGCTTATCACTCAAAGGCTCAGTTTTATATGCCCCTTTCGGTTTATGAAGAATTCAACAATATGGTCTCCCTTGGAGAGCTAAAGCCCAAGTTTGAGTTGGTGGTGCGAATACGTTCCCCAAGGAGATATAACCTTATGATCCCAGCGGAGTTTTTGTATGAATTCATAGAAGAAGTCAGATACAGAATAAACAAGGGCTTGAGGGTGGCAGAAGAGCACACAAGGGAGGCGGGAAGGCTAACAGAAACCGAAACGGGTAGAGTAATAACCAAACTCAGGGAAAAATACAGAGAAGCCCTAAGGGTTGGCATAATAGACAGCAAGGAGGATGCGGATGTTTTACTGCTTGCTTACGAGCTGGATGCCATCCTGATAACGGGAGATGAGGGACTGCATCGGTGGGCAGACCGGGTGGGCATAAAGCTTATAGATCCAAAGAGTTTTAGATACATATTGGAAAGCTTGGCGGGCATTAGGTGATAACCATCATATTGCATCCTATGAAAGGGTTATTATTTTTACTTTTAACTAAAACCTTTAAGGAGGTAAGTCATGCAAAACGTAACTTACAACTTTTTTGCCACCGAAAGGGCTGTTCAGGAAGTAACACGCATAGCAAAGGAAAACAACATAGAGGAGCCCATCCTCAGGATAAGGGTTGTTCCCGGCGGATGCTCTGGCTTTCAGTATGCCATGGGCTTTGACGACACCATAGAAGAAACAGACT encodes the following:
- a CDS encoding MFS transporter, whose product is MAVPLAKLADSRAYRKRFFVLFTLLTSVLGILLSFNLHMPALNLFLYLLMAVFHQQAMVFYNSLLGGFESKGTTSGVGVAFGYLGSALSLLLLAEFFKVPEVFYQTALIFLFLSLPAIFSLPNPPQKTTISLRKELEDRRFLLLVLAILSLTEVANTLIAMMGIYLKHAYGLEDREIYKVIGLSALGGVFGGLLFGKLTDKLKARRLFPLGFVLWSLFLIVLYLTPRELLLFVGFLGGLSLSHLWTTSRVLLLELFPLETVSLRMSFLSLSERIASTTGLWVWSLFMLLTGNDYKFSALLMVVFPVVGIFFYLFSRR
- a CDS encoding RNA ligase partner protein translates to MEIFVLDTSVFTNPDVYSQFEKDQLGAIENFLSLAYHSKAQFYMPLSVYEEFNNMVSLGELKPKFELVVRIRSPRRYNLMIPAEFLYEFIEEVRYRINKGLRVAEEHTREAGRLTETETGRVITKLREKYREALRVGIIDSKEDADVLLLAYELDAILITGDEGLHRWADRVGIKLIDPKSFRYILESLAGIR
- a CDS encoding HesB/IscA family protein, whose product is MQNVTYNFFATERAVQEVTRIAKENNIEEPILRIRVVPGGCSGFQYAMGFDDTIEETDFVFEYPGLKIAIDQFSMPYVNNAELDYVMDFMGGGFTIRNPNVTGSCGCGNSFSCG